From Diospyros lotus cultivar Yz01 chromosome 4, ASM1463336v1, whole genome shotgun sequence, a single genomic window includes:
- the LOC127800078 gene encoding transcription factor PRE6-like — MSSRRSRQSSAASAGTSRITDDQIIDLVSKLQQLLPEIRNRRSSKVSASKVLQETCNYIRSLHREVDDLSDRLSQLLATVDADSPEAAIIRSLIQ, encoded by the exons ATGTCTAGCAGAAGATCGAGACAATCCTCAGCAGCGTCGGCGGGGACTTCGAGGATCACAGATGATCAGATCATTGATCTTGTCTCCAAGTTACAGCAACTTCTCCCTGAGATTCGCAATAGACGCTCAAGCAAG GTTTCAGCTTCTAAAGTGTTACAAGAGACATGCAACTACATTAGGAGCTTGCACAGAGAGGTGGATGACCTCAGCGACCGCCTGTCGCAGCTGCTGGCCACCGTGGACGCCGATAGCCCGGAAGCTGCCATTATCAGGAGCTTGATCCAGTAA